A single window of Methanobacteriaceae archaeon DNA harbors:
- a CDS encoding TIGR00267 family protein — MKIREFINEYLKMSRYVALGTMDGILAVMGVTLTASGVAGAAGVEISNFSVGLTGLAGGIALALSNAFGSFIGERAEEARTLRELEQKMMLDEGKLDDTHIHQQAKRRIFMSMFTHGFSSFTGSFVPVLPFLLIADRMPATICTIILCFVALIILGVYLGRVSRESLLKTSIEIVIIGIVIGVISFLIGGGHG, encoded by the coding sequence ATGAAGATAAGAGAATTCATTAATGAATATCTTAAAATGAGCCGTTACGTTGCTCTGGGCACTATGGATGGGATACTGGCAGTTATGGGAGTTACCCTCACTGCTAGTGGAGTGGCTGGTGCAGCTGGAGTGGAGATTTCTAATTTTTCTGTTGGATTAACTGGTCTTGCCGGTGGCATAGCCCTGGCCCTGTCCAATGCCTTCGGATCCTTTATTGGTGAACGGGCTGAGGAAGCTCGCACCCTCCGTGAACTGGAGCAGAAGATGATGCTTGATGAGGGTAAACTGGATGACACCCATATTCACCAGCAGGCCAAGAGACGAATCTTTATGAGCATGTTCACACATGGATTCAGCAGTTTCACTGGTTCATTTGTCCCAGTGCTGCCCTTCCTCTTAATAGCTGACAGGATGCCTGCCACCATATGCACCATTATACTCTGCTTTGTAGCCTTGATTATACTGGGTGTGTACCTGGGCCGAGTATCCCGGGAAAGTTTACTTAAAACCAGTATTGAAATCGTGATCATCGGGATTGTAATTGGCGTGATCAGCTTCTTAATTGGAGGAGGGCATGGTTAA
- the hmgA gene encoding hydroxymethylglutaryl-CoA reductase (NADPH), with protein MTGKKEIIEKLSKGEIKLHQVENFTAKPRDAVDIRREFVEKISKTKLKHLSQYSLDLVEASKRNIENPIGTVQIPLGLAGPLKVNGEHAQGDFFIPLATSEGALVASVNRGCSVTQAVGGATVRIIDDKMTRAPVIRASSVSGALEIKEWIERHFIELKEASESTTSHGRLLKIDPIVVVGRYVYPRFTFSTGDSMGMNMVTIATEKALEILTRETGAHVVALSSNLCVDKKPSALNLIEGRGKTVVAEIVIPGEVVEEKLKTNVQSIVEVNLAKNMIGSAVSGSMGFNAHYANMIGALFLATGQDEAHIVEGSLGITTAEEENGNLYFSVTLPDLPLATVGGGTRLETARECLEIMGVYGGGNVSKFAEIVGATVLAGELSLMGALAAGHLARAHKELGRG; from the coding sequence ATGACAGGAAAAAAAGAAATCATTGAAAAACTTTCCAAAGGAGAGATTAAACTTCATCAGGTTGAGAATTTCACTGCTAAACCTCGAGATGCAGTTGATATAAGGAGAGAATTTGTAGAAAAAATTTCCAAAACTAAATTAAAACACTTATCCCAGTACTCACTGGACCTGGTTGAAGCCAGTAAAAGGAATATTGAAAACCCCATTGGAACCGTGCAGATCCCATTGGGACTGGCCGGACCTTTAAAAGTCAATGGAGAACATGCTCAGGGAGACTTTTTCATTCCCCTGGCTACTTCTGAAGGTGCACTGGTTGCCTCGGTTAACAGGGGATGCTCAGTTACCCAGGCAGTTGGCGGTGCCACCGTTCGAATCATAGATGATAAGATGACCCGAGCCCCTGTCATAAGGGCCAGTTCTGTTTCTGGAGCACTGGAAATAAAGGAATGGATTGAAAGACATTTCATTGAGCTTAAAGAAGCCTCAGAAAGTACTACCAGTCATGGGAGACTTTTGAAGATTGACCCCATTGTAGTGGTTGGTCGCTATGTTTATCCCCGTTTCACCTTCAGCACTGGAGATAGTATGGGTATGAACATGGTTACCATTGCCACTGAAAAGGCACTGGAAATTTTAACCAGGGAAACTGGAGCCCATGTGGTGGCACTCAGCAGCAACCTGTGTGTTGATAAAAAGCCTTCTGCACTGAACCTGATTGAAGGACGTGGAAAAACCGTGGTTGCTGAGATTGTGATACCCGGTGAAGTGGTGGAGGAAAAACTTAAAACCAATGTCCAGTCAATTGTGGAAGTTAACCTTGCTAAAAACATGATTGGATCTGCCGTATCCGGAAGTATGGGATTCAATGCCCATTACGCCAACATGATCGGAGCATTATTCCTGGCCACAGGACAGGATGAAGCCCACATAGTAGAAGGCAGCCTGGGGATAACCACTGCTGAAGAAGAAAATGGAAACCTTTACTTTTCTGTGACCCTGCCAGACCTTCCCCTGGCCACAGTTGGAGGAGGCACACGTCTGGAAACTGCCCGGGAATGCTTAGAGATCATGGGAGTTTATGGCGGGGGTAATGTTAGTAAATTTGCCGAAATCGTAGGCGCTACTGTACTGGCAGGTGAATTATCACTCATGGGCGCCTTAGCAGCCGGACACTTGGCACGGGCACATAAAGAACTGGGAAGAGGTTAA
- the sucD gene encoding succinate--CoA ligase subunit alpha has protein sequence MIFLDEDTRCVVQGITGKQGSFHTKSMLEYNTNIVAGTSPGKGGQEFEGIPVYNSIAEIKEEMDVNASIIFIPAPFAKDAAFEAISQLELVVIITEHIPVHDAMEIARYARNNNCNVIGPNTPGIITPGVGKLGIMPTHIFNPGDIGIVSRSGTLTYEVASQITNAGLGQSTCLGIGGDPVVGMDFADVLQKFEDDPQTRAMAMIGEIGGNAEEKASEYIAEHITKPVVAYIAGRTAPAGKRMGHAGAIIEGNTGTAESKIKALKAAGVEVAKQPSQIASLMNEIT, from the coding sequence GTGATATTTCTTGATGAGGACACCAGATGCGTGGTGCAGGGCATTACCGGGAAACAGGGTTCTTTTCACACTAAAAGTATGCTGGAATATAACACCAACATAGTAGCAGGCACATCACCAGGTAAAGGAGGTCAGGAATTTGAAGGTATTCCTGTCTACAACTCCATTGCAGAGATAAAAGAAGAAATGGATGTTAATGCATCCATAATATTCATTCCCGCACCATTCGCTAAGGATGCTGCTTTTGAAGCCATATCCCAACTGGAATTAGTAGTGATCATCACCGAACACATCCCAGTCCATGATGCCATGGAAATAGCTAGGTATGCTAGGAATAACAACTGTAATGTAATAGGACCCAACACTCCGGGTATCATAACCCCAGGAGTTGGTAAGCTGGGAATAATGCCTACCCACATCTTCAACCCTGGTGATATAGGCATTGTTTCACGTAGTGGAACCCTTACCTATGAAGTGGCCAGTCAAATAACCAACGCTGGTTTAGGACAGAGCACCTGCCTGGGTATTGGAGGTGACCCAGTGGTGGGTATGGATTTTGCAGATGTATTGCAGAAATTCGAGGATGACCCTCAAACCAGGGCCATGGCAATGATAGGAGAGATAGGGGGTAATGCAGAGGAAAAAGCCTCAGAATACATTGCAGAGCACATAACCAAACCAGTGGTAGCCTACATTGCGGGTAGAACAGCTCCTGCAGGGAAGAGAATGGGACATGCTGGGGCGATTATAGAAGGAAATACAGGGACTGCTGAAAGCAAGATAAAAGCACTTAAAGCAGCTGGAGTGGAAGTAGCAAAACAGCCCTCACAAATTGCCAGTCTAATGAATGAAATAACCTAA
- the aroD gene encoding type I 3-dehydroquinate dehydratase produces MISKPLICVPILQKDRSSVLKTANKAVKEGADILELRIDALIDPDPQEVIHLIEEINYPLIATNRMKEEGGYFRGSEVERTELLIQAADYVDYVDIELQTDEKCRSKVIGAAKSTIISYHDFTRTPNLKELFDIVKKEKDLGNIAKFAVMPENIQDTLHVLEVLNQVDNTIGIAMGVLGRYTRVVAPLFGSPITYASIEGEVAPGQLNVKDTKDIIDKLLAGDV; encoded by the coding sequence TTGATTTCAAAACCATTAATATGTGTTCCCATACTCCAAAAAGACAGATCGAGTGTTTTGAAAACTGCCAATAAAGCCGTTAAGGAGGGTGCAGATATCCTTGAACTCAGGATTGATGCACTTATTGATCCGGATCCCCAGGAAGTTATCCATTTAATAGAAGAGATAAACTATCCTTTAATTGCCACCAACAGAATGAAGGAGGAAGGAGGCTATTTCAGAGGATCTGAAGTGGAAAGAACTGAACTTCTAATTCAAGCAGCGGATTATGTGGATTATGTGGATATAGAACTACAAACGGATGAAAAATGCAGATCAAAGGTTATTGGAGCTGCTAAGTCCACTATCATATCTTATCATGATTTTACAAGAACTCCTAATTTGAAGGAGCTTTTTGATATAGTTAAGAAGGAAAAAGATTTAGGAAATATTGCTAAATTCGCTGTAATGCCTGAGAATATTCAGGACACCCTCCATGTTCTTGAAGTTCTGAACCAGGTGGATAACACTATTGGCATTGCCATGGGGGTATTGGGAAGATATACAAGGGTTGTTGCACCATTATTTGGTTCTCCAATTACTTATGCATCTATTGAAGGTGAAGTTGCACCTGGACAACTGAATGTTAAAGATACAAAAGATATAATTGATAAATTACTGGCTGGTGATGTTTAA